The nucleotide sequence tttcagtggcggtgcgagagccagaggggcaacgctccagcgccctctatagatgcACCGACACTGCTCTCATAATTATTCTGTTCTCCAGTCCTTGCTGTCTTTCTTCTCTACTTTTGGAATCTCAGCAAGTTTTTATTTTAAGTGCCCAATGAAGTGCTGTGTTGTGTATGTAATTGGATCTTGTTAAAAGCGGCAACATGCATGGACTGTACATAGTCTTCAAATGCTGTAATTTTCTCCTCTAGGACATCTGTGCCAACTTTGTCATCTTCCACGACACACTGGATTTGCAGCTTCTTGATAGTGTACCCAACAGGAACAAGCTTGAATGATCCCCAAACCAAGCCATCCATCTGAATACTTCGAACATATTCTTCTAATTTTGCCATGTCTGTTTCATCATCCCATGGTTTCACATcaagcaggatggaagatttgGCGATAAGTGCAGGCTTTTTTGAATTCTTTGATTCATATTGTGCCAAAAGTTTGTCTCTGATTCTCTTTGCTTCTTCACTTTCCTCTTCATCATCTGAGCCAAACAAGTCAATGTCATCATCGTCATCTTCTTTAGCATCCTTAGGTGCACTATCTGTTGTGTCTTCAATATTCACTGGACCATATTTGCCCATGGGTTTCTTCACTCCAGGCAAACTAGCTTTTTGCTTCTCGTATGACTTTATGTAGTTATACCAATGTAAAGCATGGAAAAGCTCAGCAGGGGGAGTGCCTGAGAGTGCCTTAAATACTGCAATATCAGCTTGGGAGGGAACATACCCCTCGATGTAGCTCTTATCAGCCAGGAGGAACTCATTCAGCACCTTGAGGCCGGTGGTTGCTTTGAGATTTCCGAAACCCATTACTGCACCTCTCACTCGATAGACGCATGGAAGAAAGCGCCTCTTCTCTACTTTTAACTCTCTACTTTCTACACCACCACCTCCACCCAGTACCTCATTCACTGCTCACAAGatgccaatcacttcaaaaacAAGATTGATGCAATTTATGGAGGCATCTCCACTGCACATACATCTATCCCACTTAACATTCCCTGTACAAAACCACCCTCAAAACTTTCCTCTTTTTAGCTTGCTACTACCTAAGAGGTTGCTAAAGTTTTCTCAGAAGCCCGCCTTACCacctgtcccctggatcctgttccctcacaactaCTACGGTCACCCTCTTCTTTTATCCTATGCTCCTTCACTCACATCttcagtctctcactctctcctggcaccttcccctcccctcgaAAATGTGCGCTGTTCACCCCCATATTAAAAATGCCCTCACTGAACTCCACCAACCTGAgcaacttaagacccatctacTTGACAACTTTACATCAAAACTTTTAGAATGCTTAGTCTTCAACTGTCTGAGCTCCTACTTCACTGACAACAACCTTCTTgaccccttaggccgcgtacacacggtcggacaaaagacagaatcaagtcgacgcatgcttagaagcattgaacttcgttttattcagcacgtcgtttgtttgacgtcaccgcgttctgacccgatcggtttttggaacgatggtgtgtacgcacatcagaccatcaggccacttcagcggtgaaccgatgtaaatggcccgtcggaccattctcatcggtttggaacgaccgtgtgtacgcggccttacagtctGACATACTCCactgaaactgccctactaaaactcaTGATGATTTACTAACTGCCAAAATAGGCACCACTACATACTCATACTACTAGACCCCTCTGCAGCCTTTGATACTATTGACCATCCCCTCCAACTCAAAAAACTCCACTCTCTTGGCCTTCAAGACTCTGTTCTCTACTGGTTCTCCTCCTAACTATCACAACACTTTTTCAGTGTTACCTATAACTCTATCTCCTCCTCTCCACTTCCTCTTTCTGTAGAGGTCCCCCAAGGATCTGTCCTCGGacccctcctcttctccatctACACCACATCCCCTGATCACTTGATAAACTCCCCTGGCTTTCAGTACCATCTCtaatgcagacgacacacaaatcTACTCTCTACTCCtaacctcactccttcagtctcctctcgcattTCTAACTGACATATCCGCATGAATGTTCTTCCTGCCTGTGCCCCCTCACCTGAAGATCAATCAACAACCATCAGTCCCTTTCCTCATGCCAGAGTGCTAGGTTTAATCCTGGTCTctaacctgtcctttcagccccaaatccaatcactgtccaaatctcgCAGACCTCACCTACGTAACATCTCCAAAATAAGCCCCTTTTTAACTGTTGAAACCACTAAGCAACTTAtttactccctggttatctctcaccttgactattgtaactccctCTTCATTGGTCTATCTCTCCGCAGGCTATCCCCCTTTCAGTctttcatgaatgctgctgccagactcgtcCACCTttaccaaccgttcagtgtctgccaatccctccactggcttcccattgtccaaggaataaaatgtaaaacactaacaataacttacaaagccatttacaactctgccccgagctacagcATGGATCTTGTTTCCAAAGATCACCCAACCTTTCCTtgccgctcctcccaagacctcctgcccgTCCACTGGAACACACTACCCCAAtatgtccggctatcccctactctgtcCGCTTTTAGGCTATCCCTGAAGACTCATCTCTGCCTATCCTGCCTTCAGTTAATAACTAAATCTTCTTTCTCCCATCAGTTCatccctaagggctctttcacatgggcggcccgttcagatccgcctgccagttttttttacgGACCTAaacgggcgctctgtgctcctctatttagccgcggatgtcagcggtgacattcgACCCGCTccgaaaaacctacttttccatccatctggcggatcggatctggTGAACaaggacagacggtccatgttcatccgatcccccccataggggagagcggagaaaagacagggcggtccctgcaca is from Rana temporaria chromosome 9, aRanTem1.1, whole genome shotgun sequence and encodes:
- the LOC120914598 gene encoding elongation factor 1-beta-like, whose amino-acid sequence is MGFGNLKATTGLKVLNEFLLADKSYIEGYVPSQADIAVFKALSGTPPAELFHALHWYNYIKSYEKQKASLPGVKKPMGKYGPVNIEDTTDSAPKDAKEDDDDDIDLFGSDDEEESEEAKRIRDKLLAQYESKNSKKPALIAKSSILLDVKPWDDETDMAKLEEYVRSIQMDGLVWGSFKLVPVGYTIKKLQIQCVVEDDKVGTDVLEEKITAFEDYVQSMHVAAFNKIQLHTQHSTSLGT